A part of Solibacillus sp. FSL H8-0538 genomic DNA contains:
- a CDS encoding Na+/H+ antiporter subunit E, whose amino-acid sequence MALQLILNFSLAFLWMFLSDNYTASGFIIGFLLGMLSVISMRRFFPGRLYTGRIWAMIKLTILFLKELVLANVAVLKVVLKPKLDMAPAFFKYETTLTREWEITLLSSLITLTPGTVVVHISDDSKYLFVHAIDAADVEGTIHSIRDSFEKAILEVSRA is encoded by the coding sequence ATGGCGTTACAACTAATATTAAACTTCTCCCTCGCCTTTCTTTGGATGTTCTTGTCCGATAATTATACAGCTAGCGGCTTCATTATCGGCTTTTTACTCGGGATGCTAAGTGTTATCTCGATGCGTCGCTTCTTCCCAGGACGTCTTTATACAGGGCGTATTTGGGCGATGATTAAACTTACAATCTTATTTTTGAAGGAATTAGTGTTAGCGAATGTCGCGGTGCTTAAGGTTGTTTTAAAACCAAAGCTTGATATGGCACCTGCCTTCTTCAAATATGAAACAACATTAACGAGAGAATGGGAAATTACGCTACTTTCAAGCTTAATTACCTTAACACCAGGAACGGTTGTTGTGCATATTTCCGATGACTCAAAATACTTATTTGTCCATGCAATTGATGCTGCGGATGTAGAAGGTACTATTCATTCCATCCGTGATTCATTTGAAAAAGCAATTTTGGAGGTGAGCCGCGCATGA
- a CDS encoding Na(+)/H(+) antiporter subunit B — MKTNNVILQFTAKIVFFIIFFFSIHIFFAGHYTPGGGFVGGLLASSAVVLLVISFDLKTVRSILPFNFMFVTATGLILALSTAAFPMFVGKPFFTHFFDYFTLPIIGKTSLHTAALFDLGVFLVVVGVTMTIIQTIGEDE, encoded by the coding sequence ATGAAAACGAATAATGTTATTTTGCAGTTCACTGCGAAAATCGTCTTTTTCATCATTTTCTTCTTCTCGATTCATATTTTCTTCGCTGGTCACTACACGCCTGGCGGAGGATTTGTCGGAGGATTATTGGCATCTAGTGCCGTTGTGCTTTTAGTAATTTCCTTTGATTTAAAAACAGTGCGTTCAATTTTACCGTTTAACTTTATGTTCGTAACTGCTACAGGGTTAATCTTAGCGTTATCAACTGCAGCGTTTCCGATGTTTGTAGGCAAGCCATTTTTCACACATTTCTTTGATTATTTCACATTGCCAATTATCGGAAAAACATCACTTCATACAGCTGCACTTTTTGATTTAGGCGTATTCTTGGTTGTTGTCGGAGTTACGATGACCATTATTCAAACGATTGGAGAAGATGAATAA
- a CDS encoding NUDIX hydrolase, which translates to MKKDRGKVWLGVASVVENENGEWLVVKKAYSGLKGRWSLPAGFVNEGETVNSAAIREVKEETGIDCVVQGIIGFRTGVIRNEISDNMAIFYCKPVPGSCNIIVQEHEILEAKWIHPTLLAQDEIASVMLVEMAKHNVQRHMLDKIDGINPGDIFGYTEYNLFFKK; encoded by the coding sequence ATGAAAAAAGATCGTGGGAAAGTGTGGTTAGGTGTTGCCTCAGTAGTAGAAAATGAAAACGGTGAATGGCTCGTCGTGAAAAAAGCGTATAGTGGTTTAAAGGGGCGTTGGTCATTGCCTGCGGGGTTTGTTAATGAAGGTGAGACTGTCAATTCGGCTGCAATACGCGAAGTAAAAGAAGAAACCGGCATTGATTGTGTTGTACAAGGTATTATTGGATTTCGTACAGGCGTCATTCGCAATGAGATAAGTGATAATATGGCTATTTTTTATTGTAAACCTGTACCGGGAAGCTGCAACATTATTGTGCAGGAACATGAAATTTTAGAGGCAAAATGGATTCATCCAACGCTCCTTGCACAAGATGAAATTGCGTCTGTCATGCTTGTCGAAATGGCAAAACATAATGTGCAACGTCATATGCTCGATAAAATCGATGGTATTAATCCTGGCGATATTTTTGGTTATACAGAATATAATCTATTTTTTAAAAAATAA
- a CDS encoding leucyl aminopeptidase, translating to MNIVKDVKTFETVTTETLIIGVQKHRGQMKNWDAFSVFSGEAVDAWLRTGEISADRKKIMKLPYAGTNKHIKRILFVGLGERKTLTEDELRETFGLVGMQLKSLKASDATIWLESFTTDAIKESDVAFLAAEGTGLGFYTVPNYKTTSNDVDTYFETIHFVTEADIDEVAASFEVGRIYADAVNEARSLVNLPPNMLTATDIADYATALAKQYDFDIEVLDRAQLQELGMGGILSVNLGSTQEPRLITIKYQARDNWEDVIGLVGKGVTYDTGGYSIKTKTGMVGMKGDMGGAAAILGAMKIIGETRPNQNVVAVIGSTDNMISGDAFKPDDVITMYNGKTVEVLNTDAEGRLVLADATTYAKQQGANYLIDVATLTGGVITALGFDKTGALTNNEAFFDSFMEATIETGEFVWRLPLTENDKKRIRKSTVADLNNSPGSDGHMIFAGGFVGEFAEETPWIHLDIAGTSDAQGPHDLGPKGGTGVMVRSIATFIEQLGEEN from the coding sequence ATGAATATCGTAAAAGATGTGAAAACTTTTGAAACGGTTACAACTGAAACATTAATTATCGGGGTACAGAAGCATCGTGGGCAAATGAAAAACTGGGATGCATTTAGTGTGTTTTCAGGCGAGGCAGTAGATGCGTGGCTACGTACAGGTGAAATTTCTGCCGATCGTAAAAAGATCATGAAGCTGCCGTATGCAGGTACAAACAAGCACATTAAACGAATTTTGTTTGTTGGTTTAGGTGAGCGCAAAACATTAACAGAGGATGAGCTGCGTGAAACATTTGGTTTAGTCGGAATGCAACTGAAATCACTTAAAGCAAGCGATGCAACGATTTGGTTAGAATCATTTACAACGGATGCTATTAAAGAATCTGATGTAGCCTTTTTAGCTGCAGAGGGCACTGGACTAGGGTTTTATACAGTACCTAACTATAAAACTACCTCAAATGATGTAGATACTTACTTTGAAACAATTCATTTTGTAACGGAGGCAGATATTGATGAAGTGGCTGCAAGCTTTGAAGTGGGGCGTATTTATGCGGATGCAGTAAATGAGGCACGTAGCTTAGTTAACTTACCACCAAATATGCTGACAGCGACCGATATTGCGGATTATGCAACAGCCCTGGCAAAGCAATATGATTTTGACATTGAAGTACTCGATCGAGCTCAATTACAGGAGCTTGGCATGGGTGGTATTTTAAGCGTAAACCTTGGCTCAACACAAGAGCCGCGTCTTATTACAATTAAATATCAAGCGCGCGACAATTGGGAAGATGTTATCGGCTTAGTAGGAAAAGGCGTCACGTATGATACAGGTGGTTATTCTATTAAAACAAAGACAGGCATGGTCGGTATGAAGGGCGATATGGGTGGTGCTGCTGCCATTCTTGGCGCGATGAAAATTATTGGTGAAACACGTCCGAATCAAAATGTTGTCGCGGTCATTGGCTCAACAGATAATATGATTTCAGGCGATGCATTCAAGCCAGATGATGTCATTACAATGTACAATGGCAAAACCGTTGAAGTGTTAAATACGGACGCTGAAGGGCGCTTAGTACTTGCTGATGCAACAACGTATGCGAAGCAGCAGGGTGCTAACTATTTAATTGATGTCGCAACACTAACAGGTGGTGTTATTACGGCGCTAGGCTTTGATAAAACAGGTGCGCTAACAAATAATGAAGCGTTCTTTGATAGCTTTATGGAAGCAACAATCGAAACAGGCGAATTCGTTTGGCGTCTGCCGTTAACAGAAAATGATAAAAAGCGTATTCGAAAATCAACTGTAGCTGATTTAAATAATTCACCAGGAAGTGATGGTCATATGATTTTTGCAGGTGGTTTTGTTGGCGAATTTGCTGAAGAAACACCGTGGATCCATTTAGATATTGCGGGTACTTCTGATGCACAAGGCCCGCATGATTTAGGACCAAAAGGCGGCACAGGCGTGATGGTACGATCAATTGCAACATTTATAGAACAATTAGGTGAAGAAAACTAA
- a CDS encoding Na(+)/H(+) antiporter subunit C, whose translation MEIVMAFVCGFLFMAAIYLILSRSLLRIIIGTGLLSHGAHLLILTMGGLGGTAPPVLSEGVTDFADPLPQALILTAIVISFGVTAFFLVLAYRAYQELNTDDTTLMKGSDEDE comes from the coding sequence ATGGAAATAGTGATGGCATTTGTGTGTGGCTTTTTATTTATGGCTGCCATTTATTTAATTTTATCGCGTAGTTTGCTGCGTATTATTATTGGGACAGGTCTTCTGAGTCATGGCGCTCATTTGCTCATTTTAACAATGGGTGGACTTGGTGGTACTGCGCCACCCGTTTTATCTGAAGGGGTAACAGATTTTGCAGACCCTCTCCCGCAAGCACTTATTTTAACAGCGATTGTTATATCCTTTGGTGTTACAGCCTTCTTCCTAGTACTAGCTTATCGCGCGTATCAGGAATTAAATACGGATGATACAACATTAATGAAAGGAAGTGACGAGGATGAGTAA
- a CDS encoding YuiB family protein, with amino-acid sequence MSGSVSLVQLIISVVLFFVMFFGIGFLLNMLLRMTWLMAVLYPIVVVFIIDEVSFLDYIFKPGTAFPALMDKLQVLQIVDFVILAGGFGGAIVAGIVMIYLRKAGYRMF; translated from the coding sequence ATGAGTGGTTCAGTTTCATTAGTTCAATTAATTATTTCGGTCGTTCTATTCTTCGTTATGTTTTTCGGCATTGGGTTTCTTTTAAACATGCTGTTGCGCATGACTTGGTTAATGGCTGTCTTGTATCCTATTGTTGTCGTATTTATTATTGATGAAGTTAGCTTCCTTGATTATATTTTTAAACCTGGTACTGCATTTCCTGCATTAATGGACAAGCTACAAGTACTGCAAATTGTTGATTTTGTCATTTTAGCGGGGGGCTTTGGTGGTGCTATTGTTGCAGGGATTGTCATGATTTATTTACGAAAAGCAGGATATCGAATGTTTTAA
- a CDS encoding Na+/H+ antiporter subunit D, producing the protein MSNFLLLPIIIPFFFGMILMFFQKNIHFQRKLTLLGLLVATFCAFILIVDVYNTGIKVLTFGNWPVPFGITMVADGVSTLLVFTTLVIAFFVVWYAFESIGKEREKFFFYPGIMLIITGVNGAFTTGDIFNLFVFFEVLLMSSYLLIVLGGEKAQLQESIKYILVNVISSALFVIAVAYLYSVVGTLNMADISVKIADINQPGIITTIAVLFLMVFGLKAAIFPLYFWLPSSYAAPPIPVLALFGALLTKVGIYAITRTYTLFFVHEASYTHELLLILAVITIGAGCIGALATFDVKQIIIYNIVIAVGVILFGVAQMNTVALQGAMFYLIHDMIIKAALFMLVGIVIYVTGTTNLRKMGGLMKHYPALGWFYLIAAFGLAGIPPLSGFVGKLLIVQGGFAAGNIWSSLFILASSLLVLLSVIRIFVYAFWGEGGQLEPNVNKQSYNRLFYPTAILVVISIAYGVGSEWITPFMDNAANVLSNPSVYVDAVMKGGE; encoded by the coding sequence ATGAGTAACTTCCTGCTACTACCGATTATTATTCCATTTTTCTTCGGTATGATCTTAATGTTTTTCCAAAAAAACATTCATTTTCAGCGTAAACTCACATTACTTGGCTTACTCGTTGCAACTTTTTGCGCGTTTATACTAATCGTCGATGTGTATAATACGGGTATTAAAGTGTTAACGTTCGGTAACTGGCCTGTTCCATTTGGAATTACGATGGTGGCGGACGGCGTTTCAACACTGCTTGTTTTTACAACATTAGTAATCGCCTTCTTCGTTGTTTGGTATGCGTTTGAATCCATTGGCAAAGAGCGCGAGAAATTTTTCTTCTATCCGGGTATCATGCTTATTATTACTGGGGTAAACGGCGCCTTCACAACGGGCGATATTTTTAACCTTTTTGTATTCTTCGAAGTATTATTAATGTCTTCTTACTTGCTCATTGTTTTAGGTGGCGAAAAGGCACAGCTTCAAGAGTCCATTAAGTATATTTTAGTAAATGTTATTTCTTCAGCATTATTTGTTATTGCTGTTGCTTACTTATATTCAGTCGTAGGTACATTGAATATGGCGGATATTTCAGTTAAGATTGCGGATATTAATCAGCCTGGAATTATTACGACGATTGCTGTACTATTCCTAATGGTATTCGGACTTAAGGCGGCGATTTTCCCGCTCTACTTCTGGCTACCTAGCTCATACGCAGCACCACCAATTCCCGTACTTGCACTATTCGGGGCACTGTTAACAAAGGTCGGTATTTATGCGATTACACGTACATATACGTTATTTTTCGTACATGAAGCATCATATACGCATGAATTACTCCTTATTTTAGCGGTAATTACGATTGGAGCGGGCTGTATTGGTGCACTCGCAACATTCGATGTGAAGCAAATTATTATTTACAACATCGTCATTGCAGTTGGCGTTATTTTATTCGGAGTAGCACAAATGAATACAGTTGCTCTACAAGGTGCTATGTTCTATTTAATACACGACATGATTATTAAAGCGGCCTTGTTTATGCTAGTTGGCATTGTCATTTACGTAACGGGTACAACCAATTTGCGTAAAATGGGCGGGCTTATGAAGCACTACCCCGCACTCGGTTGGTTTTATTTAATTGCAGCATTCGGTTTAGCTGGTATTCCACCGCTTAGCGGCTTCGTTGGTAAGCTTCTTATTGTTCAAGGTGGTTTTGCTGCCGGTAATATTTGGAGCAGCTTATTCATTTTAGCTTCTAGCTTACTCGTATTACTTTCGGTCATTCGCATTTTCGTCTATGCCTTTTGGGGTGAGGGCGGTCAGCTTGAGCCGAACGTTAATAAACAATCGTATAACCGTTTATTTTATCCAACAGCGATTTTAGTCGTTATTTCAATCGCTTATGGTGTCGGATCTGAATGGATTACACCCTTTATGGATAATGCAGCAAATGTACTTAGCAACCCATCTGTCTATGTGGATGCTGTTATGAAAGGAGGAGAATAA
- a CDS encoding Na(+)/H(+) antiporter subunit F1 has product MIYFIGGSIVIITLSMIAVIYRLVVGPSASDRVVALDALGISLISLIALFSIMVDTSYFLEIILLLAILSFIGTVAFSKFIEKGDIIDRDNSSK; this is encoded by the coding sequence ATGATCTACTTTATTGGGGGCTCCATCGTAATTATTACACTGTCAATGATTGCAGTTATTTACCGTCTTGTCGTTGGACCAAGTGCATCAGATCGTGTTGTAGCACTCGATGCACTTGGCATTTCACTGATTTCATTAATCGCCCTTTTCTCGATTATGGTAGACACGAGCTATTTCCTCGAAATTATTTTACTGCTGGCGATTTTATCATTTATCGGTACAGTAGCTTTCTCAAAATTTATTGAGAAAGGAGATATTATCGACCGTGACAATTCTAGCAAATAG
- a CDS encoding divergent PAP2 family protein, translating into MGLLHNTPLLLGLFAIVFAQFLKVPISFVMTKKINWGLLTSTGGMPSSHSAAVTSIATAVGFETGFESPTFAVATMLAGIVMYDASHVRFQAGQHAAALNEIRHDLHIFFSEIKRWPGKNEEEKIQELKTLLGHKKSEVFIGGLSGILLSIFVYAFIA; encoded by the coding sequence ATGGGACTATTACACAATACACCTCTCTTGCTCGGGCTATTTGCCATCGTCTTTGCTCAATTCCTAAAAGTACCGATTTCCTTTGTTATGACGAAAAAAATTAATTGGGGCCTACTTACCTCTACTGGGGGCATGCCAAGCTCTCACTCTGCCGCTGTGACGAGCATAGCCACCGCTGTAGGTTTTGAAACGGGCTTTGAATCACCTACCTTCGCCGTAGCTACGATGCTAGCGGGAATCGTCATGTACGATGCAAGTCATGTGCGCTTCCAGGCTGGTCAACATGCCGCCGCATTAAATGAAATTCGCCATGATCTCCATATTTTCTTCAGTGAAATTAAACGCTGGCCAGGCAAAAATGAGGAAGAAAAAATTCAAGAGCTGAAAACATTGCTAGGTCATAAAAAAAGCGAAGTATTTATCGGAGGACTGTCTGGCATTTTATTAAGCATTTTTGTGTATGCTTTTATTGCCTAA
- the mnhG gene encoding monovalent cation/H(+) antiporter subunit G — MTILANSLVVIFISIGVLFIVVAAIGVFRLPDLYTRAHAASKSATLGVMCLLIGVFFYFWLLDGHFNPRILLGILFLFITGPVGGHIMTRSSYIAGVKPWSGTVHDDLHDEIARMKKEQGIE; from the coding sequence GTGACAATTCTAGCAAATAGTTTAGTCGTTATTTTTATTTCAATTGGTGTACTATTTATCGTCGTAGCAGCAATCGGGGTTTTCCGCTTGCCGGATCTTTATACGCGTGCACATGCGGCTTCAAAAAGTGCAACGCTTGGTGTCATGTGTCTTTTAATCGGGGTTTTCTTTTATTTCTGGTTACTCGATGGGCATTTTAATCCGCGCATTTTATTGGGGATTTTATTCTTATTCATAACTGGGCCAGTAGGGGGGCATATTATGACGCGCTCCTCTTATATTGCCGGTGTAAAACCTTGGTCTGGGACAGTTCATGATGATTTACATGATGAAATTGCTCGTATGAAGAAAGAACAAGGAATTGAATAA